One genomic window of Candidatus Polarisedimenticolia bacterium includes the following:
- a CDS encoding CBS domain-containing protein, whose protein sequence is MRIEKVMHRPVVTVKSDDHLGNAARLMWEEDCGVLPVVDAEDRVIAMITDRDVCMAAYTQGRPLESIPVSSAMSSQLFAVRATDAVEVAEREMGEKQVRRLPVLDTDGRVLGILSVNDLAREATRFSGGRVLDANTALVRTLKEVGTPHHGRRRTA, encoded by the coding sequence ATGCGTATCGAAAAGGTCATGCATCGACCCGTGGTTACCGTGAAATCCGACGACCATCTCGGAAATGCCGCGCGGCTCATGTGGGAGGAAGATTGCGGGGTGCTGCCGGTCGTGGACGCCGAGGATCGAGTGATCGCCATGATCACGGATCGTGACGTCTGCATGGCGGCCTACACCCAGGGACGCCCGTTGGAGTCGATCCCGGTGAGCAGCGCGATGTCGAGCCAGCTTTTCGCCGTCCGCGCGACCGATGCGGTCGAGGTGGCGGAGAGGGAGATGGGCGAAAAACAGGTGCGGCGGTTGCCGGTCCTCGACACCGACGGGCGGGTCCTCGGGATCCTCTCGGTGAACGACCTGGCGCGCGAAGCGACCCGGTTCTCCGGCGGCCGCGTCCTGGACGCGAACACGGCGCTGGTCCGGACGCTCAAGGAAGTCGGCACGCCGCACCACGGCAGGCGTCGCACCGCGTAG
- a CDS encoding class D sortase: MARQKFLTWLQRVLLVVAALSLGVFAFNWLDATVYQWLQQRRLNDAIRGKTFGQVQGDKQEVVRAAATRREISRSGLIGRIEIPRLGVSAMVAEGTSTRVLRRAVGHLSETSLPGEPGNVALAGHRDSFFRRLSGVREGDRVRITTPDGVHEYSVESHRVVGPKDMGVLKSSSTPTLTLITCFPFNYIGAAPERFVVRARQIEPIGPKATGSVPDRRPSLDPGRSLREAPVTGGSTVEVDSPRRTLETAR, from the coding sequence ATGGCCCGCCAAAAGTTCTTAACGTGGCTGCAGCGAGTCCTTCTCGTCGTTGCCGCCTTATCGCTGGGAGTCTTCGCCTTCAACTGGCTCGATGCCACCGTCTATCAGTGGCTGCAGCAGCGCCGGTTGAACGATGCGATCCGGGGCAAGACATTCGGCCAGGTCCAGGGTGACAAGCAGGAGGTGGTGCGCGCCGCGGCAACGCGGCGGGAAATCTCCAGAAGCGGCCTCATCGGGAGGATCGAGATCCCGCGTCTCGGGGTCAGCGCGATGGTTGCCGAGGGCACCAGCACGCGCGTTCTGCGACGCGCCGTGGGACACCTCAGCGAGACCTCATTGCCCGGGGAGCCCGGCAACGTTGCGCTTGCCGGGCACCGGGATTCCTTTTTCCGGCGTCTGTCGGGCGTGAGGGAGGGCGATCGCGTCCGCATCACGACTCCCGACGGCGTGCACGAATACAGCGTCGAATCGCATCGCGTCGTCGGTCCAAAAGACATGGGCGTCCTCAAGTCCTCTTCGACTCCCACGCTGACGCTGATTACCTGCTTCCCCTTCAACTATATCGGCGCCGCACCGGAGCGCTTCGTGGTCCGGGCCCGCCAGATTGAGCCGATCGGCCCGAAGGCAACGGGATCCGTTCCCGATCGGCGCCCCTCCCTGGATCCCGGCCGCTCCCTGCGAGAAGCACCCGTAACCGGGGGCTCCACTGTCGAAGTCGATTCTCCTCGCCGCACGCTCGAAACCGCCCGCTAG
- a CDS encoding DUF3617 family protein has translation MAPGPARRLAALIPLVALMSIPVLAADTAPAPAKEIGDSWEVTSQMAMQGMPMSLPARTMRICTAKEWKEPPVAADERSKCRNSDFKKEGAKITWKTVCESPDMTGEGEITRSGDTYAGSLKFTSAQGSMTTKLSGKRLGDCEIKK, from the coding sequence ATGGCTCCTGGGCCGGCTCGCCGCCTTGCCGCGTTGATCCCGCTTGTCGCTCTGATGTCGATCCCCGTGCTCGCGGCCGACACCGCTCCCGCGCCGGCGAAGGAGATCGGCGATTCCTGGGAGGTCACGTCGCAGATGGCCATGCAAGGGATGCCGATGTCCCTGCCGGCCCGCACCATGAGGATCTGTACCGCGAAGGAGTGGAAGGAGCCGCCCGTGGCCGCCGACGAGCGCAGCAAGTGCAGGAACAGCGATTTCAAGAAGGAAGGCGCCAAAATCACCTGGAAGACGGTGTGTGAATCGCCCGACATGACGGGGGAAGGCGAGATCACGCGCAGCGGCGACACCTACGCCGGATCGCTCAAGTTCACCTCCGCTCAGGGAAGCATGACGACGAAGCTCAGTGGCAAGCGTCTGGGTGATTGCGAGATCAAGAAGTAG